In Rhopalosiphum padi isolate XX-2018 chromosome 3, ASM2088224v1, whole genome shotgun sequence, the genomic stretch ATACTGGAAATTTTGTGAAGATGATGGCAAGGAACTGTATGTCGGATGTACCATAGAAACTAATGGAAGAATATAATGTTGGTTATGAGTATTTGCTGAGCCTAAGTATTGCTGTGGAGGTAAACTTTCacgtaacaaaatattttgtatttcattccTAATACGTAATTTCTGAATGGggctcatatttttaaaatatggaagaattgatttaaaaaaatgcatatctTCATCATCTGGAGCTGCAGTTGGTTCGGTTAAAGCAGCTAGTTTTCTTGTTTCGAGATCGATCAACAGTTACTCGAAATTACGGCTGGTGTCTTGTTTTTtcgttcttttattttttgtttgtgtcGTAAATGAAGTTGATGAAGGTAAAGAAATGTTATAAGTTGATGTAGATGTCAGATCAAGGTCATCGATTTCATCTGGTTCCTCGCTCTCTTCATCTACGTCTACGTTTACATCCGAAACATTTCCGTCGCTTATTCTTGGAACGGCAGTATCCTTTAAAAACAGCATTGCGTTGAAATAGCTCCAATTTTGCCTTTATATAGCGCAGCATATTCTTGACTACTACCAGAACGACTTGTAggaactttttttatttcttttaaaaattgataaaattaaatttttaacatggGGAATGGGTTATGGAATTACACCTTCACCCATAGGCCAtaataaacaagaaaatatactaaattatgaataccaaaattttcaaaaagaagtaaaatttaaaatattcaatagcaaagtacatttattataaaatagtattttttttttattattattattataactgcatTTTTCTATCTTTTTGTGCAAATTGGTTaagaatatcataatttttaattgtgtttcaTAATTCTCGCTCAATGTTAAGAATACTTAAATTTGTAAATCTGTTTTGTGCCATATTTGatcttaaataagtattaattctTCTCATTGAGGAGAACGATCGTTCACAAGAAGCAGAACCAATAGGAATAGACAATGCAACATGCAATAATTTGTAGATGTTTGGATATATGTCATATTTTACAACAGAATGAAGTATCTCTCCTTGAGTTAGAGCTTCACAatccttttttttgttttccaaaCAATTTTTGGCTACAGCAAGTTCACATTTTAGATCAGATTCTTCAATTTGTAACAGAGactgaaacaaatatttttatgataaagaaACAAACACAaggaaaacatttaattttgcatGAATCACTTACCTTATAATGATTGACAAAACAGGAATCTTTTTCATAATGAAGATCTAAAAATGTGTCAACTGACTTAGCAAATTTTAGGCTTTCGGTAGAAAATcttgtttttaagtttataattatagcaTCAAGTACTGGGAAATAAGCATTTAACATCCAATAATCTTTGACAGTTCTTACAcctttaattacattttgatcTTCTGCACCTGTTGTAGTTGTTACTACAAAATTACTTAAGGAGCTTAGTTTTTTTATCTTTCTttttgaatctaaaaaaaaaatattattacatttttaattttagtaaataaaatagtcaataataattattttacaagacATATTACTttcaatatctttatttttataaaacatattccaAATGTCTAAACTTGATATCGCAGTCGAATTACACAAACCggcaagaaaaaattataaaaggcGTAGAGTTAAAGTTTATGGTAAAATCGATCTCTGGCAGGCCGACTTGGTCGAAATGATACCATATTCAAAGCAAAACAAGGGGCACAAGTATATTCTATGCGTTATAGACTGTTTTACAAAGTTTGCCTGGGCGATAccattaaaatctaaaactgcTAAAGAAGTTTCCAGTGCAATGTCAAAAATACTGCTTAAACGCACACCAAAACTATTACAGCTCGATAACGGCGAAGAATTTTAATTCTACATTCGACGCATTGATGGAGAAGCACAACATTCATAAATATTCGACTTATAGTACTATGAAagcgtgtatattttttttttttaagtggttTATTAAGGCTTCAACAACACAGGTTTTTAGcttactttaattaaaatttatacaagaaaaagagagaaagaaaaatatatatatgtatacattaagttttacaataaattttactacattattatagttactatttaCAATGGgtgtttagtgtttatattatggaaaaatgtacTGATTGCAGCTGTGTTTTCGTCTTTGAAGGCTTGATAGAGTGATGCTGGATTTTGGAGTATCTTGCGTGCTTCAATGTATTTGGGACAGATGATTACGATATGTTCAATTGATAGAGTTACGTTGCAAGTATCACATATGGGTGCTGGTTCTTTTTTGATGAGGTGTACATGTGTTAAGTAAGAATGGCCTATTTTGGCTCGAGTGACTGTTACTTCGTCTTTTCTTTTTGTGCCGGGAGGGTAATTTAGTTTCTTAACGAGTAATTTTGTATTTCTTAGTTTGTTAGTAAGGAGAATATTTTCCCAAAAAAGTTGCCATTCTTCCATTATTTTTTGGTGGATTGTGCCGAAGATTTCAGATGAGGAAGTAGAGCTGATTTTAATGGAATGTGGAGATGTAATGGCTTCATAGGCTGATGTGTCTGCTTTTTCATTCCCGGGTATCCCAATGTGTGAAGGGACCCACATGAAACATGTCGGGATGTTTATTTCAGATATTAATTTCTGTATGTGTTGAATAAGTTCATTTTTGGGGTAGGGGTTAGAAATTGCAGTAAGAGCACTCAGAGAGTCACTGATAATGATGTGACAGTTTGTTGGGTTTGAAGTTGAGATGATTAATAGTGCTTGGTAAATAGCATGAGTTTCAGCTGTGTATATACTAAAAGACGACGGTAGTTTAAAGAGATGGTTCTCCCAATCTGTGATTACAGAAAAGCCCACCCCATTTTTACTTTTGGAAGCATCtgtgtatatttgtgtatagtCCGGATATTGTTGTGACATTATTTCTGCAAAACAGTTGAGTATGATTCGACTATCTGTATTATGTTTACAGTATTCTGCCAATTGGGTGTTGATTTTTGGCGACCAGAGCCACGGAGGGAGAGGAGGCTGAATTTTGTTTAGTGATTGTGATCGGAAATCTAAGTTATTACtgattattttgaagttttcgAATACTGTGTTTCGGGAGGGCAGTATATTGGTAGGTAGAGGGCTGTGGATGATGTTTTCAGTGATGTGATTAgtcagatttttaattttagtcacatattttagtatattgctATGACGTCTATATTGTAGAGGGGGTTCTCCTGCGTAAAAGAGTATGCTATCGACAGGACTCGTTATTTTGTTCCATATAATATTTGGTGgaattttgtgttttatactTGAAGTAAAATTTTGCCAAGAAAGAGTTATgcttttttttgtgatataacGTGCTATAGGAAAGCGTGTATTGTAGAACGTTTCAACCGCACattgaaagaaaaaatgtttagagAGTTTACAGCACGCGACTCTCAAGAATGGTTATCTATTTTACCTTTATTGGTTAACGAGTACAACAACTCAAAACACAGGACCATAGGCATGACACCAGTGCAAGCTGATGCAGATCCAACGACAGTCGAAATTAAACAACGAAAAATTgttaatgaaacaattaaatttaacgtaggCGATAACGTTTGTATGGGAGCGCGTATAATAGCCGAAAATATATCAGCCGATCCGTATTCTAACCGAAAAATATTTCAGCCGAAAAATAATTGATTGGACAAGTATATTAGCAGAACCGTATTTTAGCCGACAAGTATTACAACCGACAGTATTTTAGCCGACAAATATTACAACCGACAGTATTTTAGCCGACAAACGTTTCAACCGACAATATTTTAGCCGACAAATATTACAACCGACAGTATTTTAGCCGACAAATATTTGCTCCGACAGTATTTTATCCGAAACGTATTAAAGCCGAATTTACACCGATAAGTGTTATCATaatcaagtttttaaatttattacatacctAGTGATagtacacaaatacacaatataattttatatacatattaattagtaggtatataatattattaatattttattgcataaaattacatataatgttCAACACTTCAaccttattgaaaataaaaatgccgTAGTGGTGCAATTAATACCATTGGTTAATCAATACCTGATGAATATAACAGTTACAATGACCACACAGAAAACCACGGTCTTAGAAGATGTTCTTCccagaaaaatattgttttcaatttttaatcaataatatttgtgcttgtattttatttgaatgtacCTATCTGTAGATTTTCTTAttcatttgatttaaaataatcattattgtattattctcTATCTCTATCACAGGCTTGATTAAAATAGAGATATTCAtaacaattgtataaatattaaataatgtaggtattatgttaatttttattgatgttaaataaaaaaaaaaacaaatataaggtGATAAGAAAcagcaatttaatttttgtttcttgTCAACGTGAGCATTTATATGCAAATGGATGTCCTTAACatcttttaatttgaattttaaatggaactgcaattgaataaaaaatgccacccaaaattattattttcaataatttaaataaaaataagtgtagCTACTTACTCAAAGCATGACATAAAATCATGGAAATATTtaccacaaaatataattaatacctaagtaCTTTTGTTAacctgtttattaatttataagaaaacctTAAATCACATGTTTTTAAGGACAGAGTAAACTTATTTGACTATACTCCAATAAAGGTACAAAATTAGGCAGGGTATTACTAATTTTGATTTGAGTTTTGCATGTATaggtaacataaatataattttgaatatttaacatatatataagtctgatattaatacatacatatgtattacatattacattatgaatgattaattaataccaAAATCTATAaagaagtattaaattaataatataggtacaccttGTACTCagtacaacaattttaaaattaatagcttAAATAGTTATACAACTTAGTACTTACCATTatccttaattaaaaatatgaaacatgcattgcattatttgtattatatcagaaaatataatatcctaaattataatacaaatccatcttatttaatcattatttctaacaatctataatataatataaatttatattataatttataatgtactcTTTTGTGTAGGTATACATAGTAGGTAATATTTGGTCACTGTTTTTTCATTGAGTTCATCAGCTAAAATTGGGAGTCTATCTGATTGCGTATGGAAGTTACAATGTGACGAAACATAGAACATTGTTTTGCGACATCGCATTCAGTAACTTCACAGGTAGGGATATTAACGGTGCCTACAACATCTCCGCGATACCCATAGGCACTAATATTAAACTTCACATTACACAAAATAACTACTATATAACATCTCTGAGAACCTTTTTTGCACACAGGATCCCCCCAATCGCAGGGGCTGGTCGAAAAAATTAATGGTGTTCTTTCTACTtcactaaaaaataacatagaaaataataatcaatctaGATGGTCATACTATTTACCATACGTAACACTAAGTTAAAATGCTACCCCACAAACTAgcacatattgtatatagtcCTTTTTATTTAATGCATGGTTTCGAACCATACTTTCCAattgacaataaattaattcCAAATAATCTACCATACGATATAAAAAAGTCATTGATTGAATTAAACGAAATACGTAATAAAATCCCCAGTATAGTTTCAATAGCTcaacaaaaccaaaaaaaatatcatgacaaattacatcaaataattagttttaattcgGGAAACTTAGTTCACATTAAATTTCCATTTTCAGAAGTAGGAAAATCTCCAAAATTAGGTCCAAAATATAGAGGTCCTTTTAAAATCTTAGAAAAAATCAATGACCTAAATTATAAAGTCGaacttattttagataataaagtAACTGAAGATATAATCCATGTTAGGCGTCTTAAACCATATCACTCaagagaaaatattaataattaattatcatgaataaataattttttttattttttttaattttttcacacAAATAACTGAATTAGACAGTGTCCGATGCTCTGAATTACACCAGAGACTAACATACCATCTACCAAACGGAAGAATAATTACAGGCTTTAAAGTTAACGGACTCTACTATCATCCGTTACAGTAGCTGGTTTTGTAGATAGACATGGCAACTGCAAAGGCTCTACATTTTCATCCGAGAAAGGCACATGGCAAGAGGTTATAGTTCAAGCTAATTATAAAATCACTCTTACCGAAGGGTTAGCCATATTAAaccacaaacaaaatatattaacccTCCCAACCGGTTCAACCTTAAAATTACCCGACCATACGGTTTGGATACTTATAAAGGAGAGGTAGTGTGGAACGCAAATACTTATGATTGTGAAACTCATgagttcattattttatacgacGGACCTGCTTCATTAATAACTTCGAACAATTACAAAACCTCTCGAACATACCTAGTGGAATCGGACCAAATAGTTTTTGCGTTACAGCACGTAAGATcaacatatatatgtaatataccaGCTATACAAACTAATTATTCTCAATTAACCATAATTACAGATTcattactttaaaaacaaaGACATACATCCACAAAACATAGATTTAGAggcttatataaatactaaattggtATACATTGACAACCGTTTCAAAGCATCGATAACAACTTTATACACAGATCTAATACAAAAACAATGCGAATTAGAACGTAAAGTGCTGCTACACAAACTATCATTAGCCACATATAGTTTATCCGAATTCGCATACCATATGGGCGAAGGACCCG encodes the following:
- the LOC132926189 gene encoding LOW QUALITY PROTEIN: uncharacterized protein LOC132926189 (The sequence of the model RefSeq protein was modified relative to this genomic sequence to represent the inferred CDS: inserted 2 bases in 1 codon), with product MSKLDIAVELHKPARKNYKRRRVKVYGKIDLWQADLVEMIPYSKQNKGHKYILCVIDCFTKFAWAIPLKSKTAKEVSSAMSKILLKRTPKLLQLDNGEEFXNSTFDALMEKHNIHKYSTYSTMKAKACIVERFNRTLKEKMFREFTARDSQEWLSILPLLVNEYNNSKHRTIGMTPVQADADPTTVEIKQRKIVNETIKFNVGDNIHYFKNKDIHPQNIDLEAYINTKLVYIDNRFKASITTLYTDLIQKQCELERKVLLHKLSLATYSLSEFAYHMGEGPGYMALKAGEIIYLLKCKPVNGLKFF